In Porites lutea chromosome 1, jaPorLute2.1, whole genome shotgun sequence, a single genomic region encodes these proteins:
- the LOC140933766 gene encoding uncharacterized protein produces MSGVTNLNPLQSPSNLLGKHWYRVKAALCIMMLIAAMPLCFIFTTCVWLFGRKSEQHDYLEASLRRTVLVSGLAHTKGLHIAKTLGKAGHRVILADSEEFGCSAAQWSCFISKFYTVPDLNSLDGNEAYIKGMVNVAKTEKIDWYIPVSHEKTAVSDSIVKQRLAEVNPQIKCLIFDDPKLTAILDDKPLFLEECNKLNLKVPYFKKVCSLAEVREVAKKELLLNFKSHYFLKPLFPVPEEDRLNFTPIPSDSTEFEKFLAHYESKLNCGSPYLVNQFIKGKEFAANAIVSKGNLQAFHVSPSSAMQIDFDVTKHPEIKKWVEEFCKAKKITGGICFDFLEEDDSGEVYCIECNPRFHSCVVSYHMKPNLEAAIRGAMEDQFQLPTPSEPSASSKHVYWLYNEIAKLGLFQQGIGEFIYTLMNGRDAVFEASDPWPFFILNHYQMPVMLLKAFMTGKRWTITNYNMGQLR; encoded by the coding sequence atGTCTGGAGTAACCAACTTGAATCCCCTACAATCACCGTCCAATCTACTGGGAAAGCACTGGTACAGAGTCAAGGCTGCACTGTGTATTATGATGTTAATAGCAGCAATGCCACTCTGTTTCATCTTCACCACTTGTGTCTGGTTGTTTGGTAGAAAGTCTGAACAGCATGACTATCTTGAAGCATCTCTTAGACGAACTGTGTTAGTGTCAGGATTAGCCCACACAAAGGGGTTACATATTGCCAAAACACTGGGAAAGGCTGGTCATCGCGTAATTTTGGCTGACTCAGAAGAATTTGGTTGTTCTGCTGCACAATGGTCTTGCTTCATTTCAAAGTTCTACACAGTCCCAGATTTAAATTCCCTAGATGGCAATGAGGCTTATATCAAAGGAATGGTTAATGTTGCAAAGACAGAGAAGATTGATTGGTACATCCCAGTGAGCCATGAGAAAACAGCCGTGTCTGACTCAATAGTTAAACAGCGTCTTGCCGAGGTGAATCCGCAAATCAAATGTCTGATTTTTGATGATCCAAAATTGACAGCCATTCTTGATGATAAGCCTCTTTTTCTAGAAGAATGCAACAAGCTAAACCTGAAGGtaccttattttaaaaaagtatgtaGCTTGGCAGAGGTCCGTGAAGTGGCAAAGAAAGAGCTGCTCTTGAACTTTAAATCACATTACTTCTTGAAACCTCTGTTCCCTGTCCCTGAAGAAGACAGATTGAACTTCACCCCTATACCTAGCGACTCTACTGAATTTGAGAAGTTCTTAGCTCACTATGAATCAAAGCTTAATTGTGGCAGTCCATATCTGGTTAACCAGTtcataaaaggaaaagaatttgcTGCCAATGCCATTGTTTCCAAAGGAAATCTTCAAGCTTTTCATGTCTCTCCTTCTTCAGCAATGCAAATTGACTTTGACGTAACCAAGCATCCAGAGATAAAGAAATGGGTGGAAGAGTTTTGTAAAGCCAAGAAAATCACTGGTGGTATTTGCTTTGACTTCCTTGAAGAAGATGACTCTGGTGAAGTTTATTGCATAGAGTGTAATCCACGTTTTCACTCATGTGTGGTTTCTTACCACATGAAGCCAAATCTTGAAGCAGCCATCCGTGGAGCCATGGAAGATCAATTCCAGTTACCAACGCCATCAGAGCCATCAGCTTCATCAAAACATGTCTACTGGTTATACAATGAAATTGCCAAACTTGGCCTTTTTCAGCAGGGAATAGGAGAATTTATTTACACCTTGATGAATGGCAGAGATGCAGTATTTGAAGCAAGTGATCCATGGCCTTTCTTCATTCTTAATCACTACCAGATGCCTGTTATGCTGTTAAAGGCATTCATGACGGGAAAAAGATGGACAATTACCAACTACAATATGGGACAACTACGATAA
- the LOC140942136 gene encoding TNF receptor-associated factor 4-like, whose product MRNPVVCNKGHTMCEKCLETAMFKGNGNCPVDRTFVGAVLPVRNLALQSMIDKLQMKCPNEAGCSWSGPLESVPQHLKECPMEMVKCTNTDCTVSVYRYELSGHLEKCPHRTKDCQHCSAKVKLVNLPRHNDNCPKIALECPNKCGVTLLRDQVIAHFSMCSKEPFACPFNCGEILRQGGTVRNHFEEYKAPHLNATMATLLQTIKSKKVPLCESVDSAMFEWRVDLMQSGNGDFISPPVQSKLVTTTCGVRRSNGFFDLHIFVGSEMGITSLLTSGMVSWKTKSGKEKIKSWKEELINLKDDVLCLSEVVRVEEVQDNATLRFLIQYLMH is encoded by the exons ATGCGAAATCCAGTCGTGTGTAACAAAGGTCACACAATGTGTGAGAAATGCCTTGAAACGGCCATGTTCAAGGGCAATGGAAATTGCCCTGTCGACCGTACTTTTGTGGGGGCTGTGCTACCTGTAAGAAACTTGGCATTGCAGTCCATGATTGACAAGCTTCAAATGAAATGTCCAAATGAAGCTGGATGCAGCTGGAGTGGGCCTCTGGAAAGTGTCCCACAACACCTGAAAGAGTGCCCCATGGAAATGGTCAAATGCACCAACACGGACTGTACTGTATCAGTCTACCGATATGAATTAAGTGGACATTTGGAGAAGTGCCCCCACCGGACCAAAGACTGTCAGCATTGTAGTGCTAAAGTGAAATTGGTCAATTTGCCAAGACACAATGATAATTGTCCAAAGATAGCTTTGGAATGCCCAAACAAATGTGGTGTAACCCTGTTAAG AGACCAAGTCATTGCACACTTTTCAATGTGCAGTAAGGAGCCCTTTGCGTGCCCCTTCAACTGCGGTGAAATCCTTAGGCAAGGTGGTACGGTCAGAAATCACTTTGAGGAATATAAGGCTCCTCATCTCAATGCAACCATGGCAACACTGCTTCAGACAATAAAGAGCAAG AAAGTGCCTTTATGTGAATCAGTGGACAGTGCAATGTTTGAGTGGAGGGTGGATCTGATGCAGTCTGGAAATGGAGATTTTATCAGTCCGCCAGTGCAAAGCAAGCTGGTAACGACCACTTGTGGAGTGAGGAGATCGAATGGTTTCTTTGACCTGCATATTTTTGTAGGAAGTGAAATGGGCATCACCTCCCTGTTAACATCAGGAAT GGTTTCATGGAAAACCAAATCagggaaagagaaaataaaatcatgGAAAGAAGAACTGATCAACCTCAAGGATGATGTCCTCTGCTTAAGTGAAGTAGTTCGTGTGGAAGAAGTCCAAGACAATGCCACTCTCCGTTTTTTGATTCAATATTTAATGcactaa
- the LOC140942158 gene encoding uncharacterized protein: protein MLGVSNVISPQSLSNLLGKQWYRVKAALCIMLLIAAMPLCFIFTTCVWLFGRKSEQHDYLEASLRRTVLVSGLAHTKGLHIAKTLGKAGHRVILADLEEFGCSAARWSCFISKFYTVPDLNSLDGNEDYIKGMINVAKIEKIDWYIPVSHTKTALSDSIIKQRLAEVNPQIKCLTFDDPKLTAILDDKLLFLEECHNLNLRVPYFKNVHNLAEVREVAKKGLFLNSKSHYFLKPLKPYSEDRLNFTPIPSDSTEFEKFLANYESKLNCDNPYLVHQFVKGKEFAANAIVSNGNLQAFQVCPCSPMQIDYDVTKHPEIKKWVEGFCKAKKITGCICLDFLEDDDSGEVYCIECNPRLHSCVVSYQMKPNLEAALRGAMEDQFQLPTPSEPSASSKHVYWLYNEIAKLGLFQQGIGEFMYTLINGRDAVFDASDPWPFFMLNHYQMPVMLLKAFMTGKRWTITNYCLGQLR, encoded by the coding sequence atgCTTGGAGTCTCCAATGTGATTTCACCACAGTCACTGTCCAATCTACTGGGAAAGCAATGGTACAGAGTCAAGGCTGCACTGTGTATTATGTTGTTAATAGCAGCAATGCCACTCTGTTTCATCTTCACCACTTGTGTCTGGTTGTTTGGTAGAAAGTCTGAACAGCATGACTATCTTGAAGCATCTCTTAGACGAACTGTGCTAGTGTCAGGATTAGCCCACACAAAGGGTTTACATATTGCCAAAACACTGGGAAAGGCTGGTCATCGTGTAATTTTGGCTGACTTAGAAGAATTTGGTTGTTCTGCTGCACGATGGTCTTGCTTCATTTCAAAGTTCTACACAGTCCCAGATTTAAATTCCCTAGATGGCAATGAGGATTATATCAAAGGAATGATTAATGTTGCAAAGATAGAGAAGATTGATTGGTACATCCCAGTGAGCCATACAAAAACAGCCCTTTCTGACTCAATAATCAAACAGCGTCTTGCCGAGGTGAATCCACAAATCAAATGTCTGACTTTTGATGATCCAAAATTGACAGCCATTCTTGATGATAAGCTTCTTTTTCTAGAAGAATGCCACAACCTAAATCTGAGGGTACCTTACTTTAAAAATGTACATAACTTGGCGGAGGTGCGTGAGGTGGCAAAGAAAGGGCTGTTTCTGAACTCCAAATCACATTACTTTTTGAAACCTCTGAAGCCATACTCTGAAGACAGATTGAACTTCACCCCTATACCAAGCGACTCTACTGAATTTGAAAAGTTCTTAGCTAACTATGAATCAAAGCTTAATTGTGACAATCCATATCTGGTTCACCAGtttgtaaaaggaaaagaatttgcTGCCAATGCCATTGTTTCCAACGGGAATCTTCAAGCTTTTCAAGTCTGTCCTTGTTCACCAATGCAAATTGACTATGATGTTACCAAACACCCTGAGATAAAGAAGTGGGTGGAAGGGTTTTGTAAAGCCAAGAAAATCACTGGTTGTATTTGCCTCGACTTCCTTGAAGATGATGACTCTGGTGAAGTTTATTGCATAGAGTGTAATCCACGTCTTCACTCATGTGTGGTATCTTACCAGATGAAGCCAAATCTTGAAGCAGCCTTACGTGGAGCCATGGAAGATCAATTCCAGTTACCAACGCCATCAGAGCCATCAGCTTCATCAAAACATGTCTATTGGTTGTACAATGAAATTGCCAAACTTGGCCTTTTTCAGCAGGGAATAGGAGAATTCATGTACACCTTGATAAATGGCAGAGATGCAGTATTTGATGCAAGTGATCCATGGCCTTTCTTCATGCTTAATCATTACCAAATGCCTGTTATGCTGTTAAAGGCATTCATGACGGGAAAAAGATGGACAATTACCAACTACTGTCTAGGACAACTACGATAA
- the LOC140942147 gene encoding uncharacterized protein: MDILLRVITSPCPLQLHFFNCTKVLTEVALIKTKRPVLVLLWDTHSQGSVRLFTEQAELCKRANTETTIFPVRKTSESFKNLKTLLHRTNIEDALALLLTKVGSEFIVLMNLTSRDNLNNGAVLDKFSNSLNNYQGRYADWEKSENLREIREKQEQLLRESLLSDQKKAQERKQNCDVNVTEIPATMNSRPLLDSDENLAKKIRTTRQQRIRDCNDGEGFLIKAKWGGKSNTRLFNRGAKFQEVYDWLGSIRELPLFFSIHRPLATSVIARQEMVRRNEGVFVRDLTREEARSIFGNIVDADDVDADADPASLLLEKEADAARREEKEGEKSDEERPEDEKEKAVVVIQQFFRSYLAKRRLQKDAEEEIRRERARRVPEPVDPNLGLKVVIRVNNNPIMTRYFRKEALFQEVYDWVGQERKLPLFFILQKNGKTMKHEDRVEIHSVLDVKEMGKKETSMLLSSQVSFRGNIPFEDKPSTSTVGKATAEKRKKSKDTRTTAQRKKQKRMRENTDQ; encoded by the exons ATGGACATATTGCTGCGAGTGATAACTTCACCTTGTCCGTTGCAGCTGCACTTCTTTAATTGCACGAAAGTG CTAACAGAAGTGGCGTTAATCAAGACCAAAAGGCCAGTTTTGGTCCTTCTTTGGGATACCCATTCCCAGGGTTCTGTCAG actATTTACAGAGCAAGCAGAGCTTTGCAAACGTGCAAACACAGAGACCACCATTTTTCCTGTGAGGAAAACTAGCGaatctttcaaaaatt TGAAGACACTTCTGCATCGCACTAACATTGAGGACGCGCTAGCCCTTCTGTTGACCAAAGTTGGGAGCGAGTTCATTGTCCTCATGAACTTAACAAGTAGAG ATAATTTGAATAATGGGGCTGTGCTAGATAAGTTCAGCAATTCTTTAAACAATTACCAGGGGAGATATGCAGACTG GGAAAAATCTGAAAATCTGAGAGAAATCAGAGAGAAACAGGAGCAGCTATTGAGAGAGTCTTTGTTGTCAGATCAAAAG AAGgctcaagaaagaaaacaaaactgcgATGTGAAT GTTACAGAAATACCAGCTACAATGAACAGCAGACCCTTGCTTGATTCAGATGAGAATTTGGCTAAAAAG ATCCGCACTACAAGACAACAACGGATCCGGGATTGTAATGATGGAGAAGGTTTTCTTATTAAAGCAAAATGGGGAGGAAAGTCTAACACGCGTCTTTTCAACAGAGGTGCAAAATTCCAG GAGGTGTATGACTGGTTAGGTAGCATAAGGGAGCTGCCCCTCTTTTTTTCAATCCATCGACCACTAGCCACCAGCGTAATAGCAAGACAAGAGATGGTACGGCGGAATGAAGGGGTCTTTGTACGTGACTTG aCTCGAGAAGAAGCAAGGTCCATTTTTGGGAACATT GTTGATGCTGATGATGTTGATGCTGATGCAGATCCCGCTTCTTTGTTATTGGAAAAAGAGGCTGATGCGgcgagaagagaagagaaggaaGGAGAG AAAAGTGATGAGGAGAGACCTGAGGATGAGAAAGAAAAAGCCGTGGTAGTGATCCAACAATTTTTTCGGAGCTATTTGGCCAAGAGGAGATTACAAAAGGATGCAGAG GAGGAAATCAGAAGGGAAAGGGCAAGGAGGGTTCCAGAACCCGTTGACCCTAACCTGGGACTTAAGGTTGTCATAAGAGTAAACAACAATCCTATAATGACCCGGTATTTCAGGAAGGAGGCATTGTTTCAG GAAGTGTATGATTGGGTTGGACAAGAAAGAAAGTTACCCCTCTTCTTCATCCTTCAAAAGAATGGAAAGACAATGAAACATGAGGACAGAGTGGAAATACATTCAGTCCTTGATGTTAAGGAAATG ggaaaaaaggaaacgtCCATGTTACTCTCTTCTCAG GTTTCATTCAGAGGTAATATACCATTTGAGGACAAACCTTCGACTAGCACAGTTG GCAAAGCTacagcagaaaaaagaaaaaagagcaaAGATACTCGGACAACGGCCCaaaggaagaaacaaaaaagaatgcgaGAAAATACAGATCAGTAA
- the LOC140942125 gene encoding uncharacterized protein: MMKYHLQMFLFLVLAFTVSRSTADDDLAQFVRTVMSLLREVETEMDNIRSDQRRAEFYANRVLCALRHITDIVQHMYRSGVFPHTEVQELETLRENLRAIYGLIVQLPVMHGYSYRPQVETSPGPGRPRYVIPSEQLSCLRSEFNSWTQIAADLGVSRQTIYNRRRELGFSLVFEGYSNIPGTDLDNLVRDELNAFPRTGETNVMAGLRQRGIYVQRWRVREAIVRVDPINRANRWGQRIVRRPYSVPHPNFLWHMDSNLKLRHWRMCIHGCIDGFSRCIIYLDVHNNNRASTVLTSFQRSTNEWGVPSRVRADNGGENVAVRDFMVFFRGENRGSFLTGPSTRNTRIERLWRDVVESVVTVFTSLFLFMEARHILDPMCERDMLALHYVFLPRVQRLLDRFTQRFNFHSVSTEGNRTPRQLWASGCLRNFNSPNAGIRDVLDTDNSIPEDMDMYGHDPAAPLPDPQEDEEGVVIANIDFELSEEANAALTQNFTPLMEDNNYGIEIYLQVREFIARIIQE, translated from the exons ATGATGAAGTATCATcttcaaatgtttttatttctcGTCTTGGCCTTTACTGTCTCAAG aTCTACCGCAGATGATGACTTGGCCCAGTTTGTCCGTACTGTCATGTCTCTGTTGAGAGAGGTGGAAACGGAGATGGATAACATTCGCTCCGACCAACGGAGAGCAGAATTTTATGCAAATCGGGTGTTGTGTGCTTTGCGGCATATTACTGACATTGTCCAACACATGTACCGGAGTGGTGTATTTCCTCATACGGAGGTACAAGAACTTGAAACGCTaagagaaaatttaagggcAATTTATGGTCTTATTGTTCAGCTGCCTGTAATGCACGGCTACTCGTACAGACCGCAGGTAGAGACGTCGCCAGGCCCTGGGAGACCAAGGTACGTCATCCCTTCAGAACAGCTATCATGTTTGCGGAGTGAGTTCAACAGCTGGACGCAGATTGCTGCCGACTTAGGGGTCTCTAGGCAAACTATTTATAATAGGAGAAGGGAGCTTGGATTTTCTCTTGTCTTTGAGGGATACAGTAATATTCCTGGCACTGACTTGGACAATCTTGTCAGAGATGAACTAAATGCTTTCCCGCGGACAGGCGAAACAAATGTTATGGCAGGCCTCAGACAGAGGGGCATCTATGTTCAAAGGTGGAGGGTGCGAGAGGCCATAGTAAGAGTAGACCCGATCAACCGTGCAAATAGGTGGGGACAGAGAATAGTTAGGAGACCTTACAGTGTCCCTCATCCAAACTTCCTGTGGCACATGGACAGTAATTTAAAATTACGTCACTGGCGGATGTGCATCCATGGCTGCATTGATGGATTTTCGAGATGCATAATTTACCTCGATGTTCACAACAACAATAGAGCAAGTACTGTCCTCACCTCGTTTCAGCGGTCAACAAATGAATGGGGTGTCCCATCGCGAGTTCGAGCCGACAATGGAGGAGAAAATGTGGCTGTCAGAGATTTCATGGTCTTTTTTCGAGGTGAAAATCGGGGCAGTTTTTTGACAGGGCCTAGCACACGGAACACCAGAATAGAACGCCTTTGGAGAGATGTTGTGGAAAGTGTTGTGACTGTGTTTacatctttgtttttgtttatggAGGCTAGACACATTTTGGACCCTATGTGTGAACGTGATATGTTGGCCTTGCACTATGTCTTCCTTCCGAGAGTGCAGAGACTGTTAGATAGATTTACCCAACGCTTCAACTTTCATTCTGTCTCAACTGAAGGTAACCGAACACCCCGGCAACTGTGGGCCTCTGGGTGCCTCAGAAATTTCAACTCCCCAAATGCTGGTATACGTGATGTTCTGGACACTGACAATTCCATACCTGAGGATATGGACATGTATGGGCATGATCCTGCTGCTCCACTGCCTGATCCACAAGAAGATGAGGAGGGAGTGGTTATCGCAAACATAGACTTCGAACTATCAGAGGAGGCTAATGCTGCTTTAACACAGAACTTCACTCCTCTGATGGAAGACAACAACTATGgcattgaaatatatttacaagTTCGGGAATTCATTGCAAGGATCATTCAAGAGTAA
- the LOC140932903 gene encoding uncharacterized protein, with protein sequence MIDYILRELLLAYFTLCYADNGMLSLAVDSSTSGGSSTAPNDTSTVAVGGDSAANSSGDRSSGNRNASTVTSASTANDSQNGSSSNRNDNAVTSVAQSANAIAHQVRAAFASTSGLSFNLQDNLVPASRGRGRGRGRGGSRGSGRGGGSGRGRGQDNNNLYCFNVILLNPGQSSIPRGSTRSELESNGRVKTLEIPRGATPRTTYQRLLSLFPELDGTRGFEIVRGAGGNNLTPFGSQPETCSARDLNSIRGQGCLYLRLKPSQIGGSRGDLSSQPSTQGRQRTGDSRDPGRRWRQSLNHSFSIGIDHDIVGSGDGVDSTIDDGERGGDERPDGTTDRTAHSTPSAADRRDAEEDDTRSNHQSDDEDNVSRERDRDSVDSRSEDGDSDVVPENENGDDESDAIIDADERGDSDDDVVEVTGVTSCSSNVNVVTSSKIGFQRDIATVCGMCTVHVL encoded by the exons atGATTGACTACATTTTAAGGGAGCTTCTGCTAGCATATTTCACGCTTTGTTATGCGGATAATGGAATGTTATCGCTGGCTGTG GATTCCAGTACAAGTGGTGGTTCGAGCACCGCCCCAAATGACACCAGCACTGTTGCTGTTGGCGGG GACTCTGCTGCTAATAGCTCAGGGGACAGAAGTTCTGGCAACAGAAATGCCAGCACTGTGACATCG GCTTCTACTGCTAATGATTCCCAGAATGGTAGTTCCAGCAACAGGAATGACAATGCTGTAACATCT gTTGCTCAGTCAGCGAATGCTATTGCCCATCAAGTTAGGGCAGCATTTGCATCTACATCTGGGTTATCTTTCAACCTACAGGACAATCTAGTGCCTGCAAGTCGTGGTAGAGGGAGAGGCAGAGGTAGAGGGGGGAGCAGAGGAAGTGGCAGAGGAGGAGGCAGTGGTCGTGGCAGGGGTCAAGACAACAACAACCTGTATTGTTTTAACGTTATATTATTAAACCCAGGCCAATCATCAATCCCTCGTGGTTCCACACGTTCAGAGCTGGAGTCCAATGGCCGGGTAAAAACCCTGGAAATACCCCGTGGAGCAACACCTCGGACAACATATCAAAGGCTTCTCTCCCTCTTCCCAGAACTTGACGG GACAAGAGGGTTTGAAATAGTCCGTGGTGCCGGGGGCAATAATTTGACACCCTTTGGTTCACAGCCTGAAACTTGCTCAGCAAGAGATTTGAATTCAATTCGCGGCCAAGGTTGTTTGTATCTGCGTTTAAAGCCAAGCCAG ATTGGAGGTAGCCGTGGTGATTTATCTAGCCAACCATCCACTCAAG GGCGACAACGTACTGGTGATTCCAGAGATCCAGGTAGACGCTGGCGACAAAGCCTAAATC ATTCTTTTTCAATTGGCATTGACCATGACATTGTTGGTTCTGGTGATGGAGTGGACAGTACCATAGATGATGGTGAAAGAGGTGGTGATGAGAGACCAGATGGCACCACAGACAGAACAGCTCACAGCACTCCGTCTGCTGCTGATAGACGTGATGCTGAAGAAGATGATACCAGAAGCAATCATCAGAGTGATGATGAAGACAATGTTAGTAGGGAAAGAGATAGGGATAGTGTTGACAGTAGAAGTGAAGATGGTGATAGTGATGTTGTGCCAGAGAATGAAAATGGTGATGATGAAAGTGATGCTATAATAGATGCTGATGAAAGAGgtgacagtgatgatgatgtGGTTGAAGTGACAGGAGTAACAAGTTGCTCTTCAA ATGTCAATGTGGTCACCTCAAGTAAAATAGGATTTCAAAGAGATATAGCTACAGTCTGTGGTATGTgcactgtacatgtattgtaa